The region TTATTGTATTTGTGCATATTTCTAGGTTTCAGAAGGACGACTTCCATTTTTGTAAGTGGCATAAGGAACAGTTAATGATTTTCTTTGAAAATTCTTGAAAGTTCATCTCCTTCCAGGTGATTGCTTAGTAAACTACATTTCCAAGTAGACTCATTGACACCTTGTGTGGTTTAACATGTGGCCTCTGGCAGCGTGATCAGGAAAAACTCCTTTTCCTCATGAGTCTTCATCCATAGCTGCTAAATGTGCACCAGCTTTCTTCAGAAATCTTTCAGAGCTTATGGTCAGTAGGCTGCTATAAAAAGACGTATTGATATTTTCATTTCAGTCCCTCACTGGCCTATTGGACATTTGTGTGTTTTGCATTTTTCTAATGGATTACTGGCTACTTCCTGTGGGGATGTTTTTGCTTCATTGATGGAGCTGTTTCTTCACTCTTAGCTCGGTGTTTGTGATGTGTACTCTGTGGGGATGTTTAGAAGTTGTGTTCCAGCACAAGCTCATGAAAATGCTCGCATCAACAGCATAACGAGATGATCGGACACGAAACGGACGGTCTGAGTCACTAAACTGACATTACTGTCCAAATGCATTATGGTCTATGGATGTACGCATCTCGTATAGCACGTCACCGAGGACCCATTCAAGGTCCTGTTCGAGGTCTGGTTTGTTTTATGGTTTCTTCCCTTATGTCAATTCTTTGTCTAGTCACTGTCTTGCGTTGGCTTGTTTGCTGCGGTCTTGTTTCAAGTTTCAATTAAGCAGGTTTACGTCTGCTGTGAAGTACACATACACGAACAAATGAAGTAAATGCTGTTGTGggaaagttttgttttttttccctctttttTTAAACTGAAAACCACTCCGTCTCCTCTCCTGCTCCCTGCAGCCAGCCCCTCCCGTACTGACTCCATGCGCTGTGTGCAGGGCCCGTGTCGTAGGGAGATGGAGCGGATCCTCAGCGATATGAAGATGGCCGATATGCTGGACCCTTGTGGCTTCCGCATTCCTAACTGTGACAAGAAGGGCTTCTACAAGAAAAGACAGGTGAGCAACCAGGAGACCAGGAGGAGACACAACCAGGAGACCACGCCCAGGAGGAGACACAAAGCGAACCATGTGTTTGTAAAAGAGACTTTTAGGAGTGAACGTAATGTTCGTTTTTACCTCTCGTCCCTTGAGTTACACAAGAGTGACTGTCGATGGTGCCGTGGCCGTCGGCTCTCGGGGGCATTTCTGCAACGGGGCAAATGAGCTCGGTGGGGCTTTTCACTCTTGGGGCCAAACCAGCAGCGGCTGCTGTGGTAGCCATCTTGTGTAACCCACCCTGAGGGAGCGACGTCAAGGTGGCTCCTGGGGTCTGAAGCTCTCCCCATAATTATCGGACTCCTCGTGTCGGCAGCACAGAAATAGACAGGAGCCACTTCCAGATTCACGCGGTTGACCCACAACTGGTTTATAATAAATGAGTGTCCCACACGCCTTCATATGGATACACTTATCTCCACCGTCAAAAGCAATATTTATACAGCATGGCAGTTCCTGCTTAATGGGAAGTCTACTCATTGACCCGCAGTCATTTTTAAAAACCTGTCTGGCCGTCGAGAGCATCATTATCTTTATATTTTTTTGATTGCCGCGGCGATTATGAAAATAAGTATCCCCTAAGGACGGGGAGTGCCGGCATTTTTGCGATGAGGTGTTTGCTTTTGTGGTTGCCATGACGCTTAGCCCAGGGCTAATTATTAAGCCTGAATGTTTGTTGCAGGCCTATGTAAATAAAAGTTCATGTCGGGTTTGATTAGCGAAATGGCAAAGCTGTTATCCTGGTTTAAGCCAGAggttattttgattttatgacCTCTTGTGTGTCTAACCATTTTCACAGGTAGCACACAGCTTTTTCATCATTCAGATTCTTATAATTCAGTGCATGTTGCAAATGAAGTATTGTATTAAGGATTATAGTTAATTGCCACAATGTCACAGCTGCAAACCAATGTATATGATAGATTAATCTAAACCCGCGTTAGGATCTTTTTGTTCAGGTTTAGTATGAATACTGAGTATTAACGCGGGTTTAGTTTAGTCTGGATACTAACGCGGGTTTAGTTTAGTCTGGATATATAGGGCTCCCGGATATCCCTGGACACTCACTTCACCTGGTTTAGGATTGTaaatgtcaattgtgattttcaccccagtTGAAAGTTGttgggagcagttggggttaagtgccttgctcaagggcacttcagtcatggcctggggcctgggaatcaaacccacaatcctctggtcacaagaccagttccctaaccaccagaccatgactgcccactaGAAGTATGTTtatgcctggtatcgaaccagggacctttcgcgtgttagccATGATAAATGATGACCGCAGAACAGACAACAGAAACCGCATGTtcaactttacatttacattatccCTGGACTCTCGGTTAACCTGGTTTCGGTTTAGTCTagatcaggcgtactcaactaaatttgtccgcggtccaattttggcagatacctgtgacccgaGGTCCAGTgcgggcgggggtggcgaacgtaagttgttgagcgtggggtggcgaacgtaacatacgtgacggagtgttttgtcaatagccctgaaataaatgctacggttttgttttggtccgtatccagttaatcaggaatgagagagGGTCCGGACAGGAGAGCGTTCGGGtccgggtccggatccggaccgcggtccgcctgttgagtacccctggtctagatgCTACCCCTGTTCCTCTGGTTTAGGGCTGTACAGAAGCCTCTGATCAGGAGCTCATCACTATTACATTCCATGATGAAGGAATCACTCAACCATTTATAAACCAGCGGGCAATCCGTGATTGTCATTTGCCTCCTTTAAATGAAACTAAAAAAACGAGAattaaaggttgtttttgtgttttgtttgtgttttttttctagaCAGGACTTTGACCTTTAGTTAAATTGGCAGCAAATACCAGCCCTCTGGGTTGGAGCACAGAGCTCTGTAAGTCATTTGTAGCACCCATAATTTGAAGCCGGGGGTATAATCAGCAATGGATGATTTGTACTGGCCAGCAGGAGGCTGGAAATAGACGCTGGTGCTGGCGTGCTTCACATACTGGGCCAGAGCAACAACTTCAGCCTCCTTGTGTTTAACTTTAAGCTGCTCTATATGAACACGGCACAGGACGTCTGTTGTGAACCCCCCAAAATTCCTGCACCCCCAAACAGATATCAGCAAATCTGGGGAAAGCCACTGTCTAATAAAGAGGTTTTCTAGTGCTTGAGGAGAGCATGAGGTTCAAACATGCATCATTAGGTgtaaaaacaaaatacaaaaaggATATTTTTGGTGATGCTCCTCTAGACTATAATACCTTCTCTCTCTAAAATAACttctctccatcttctctcCTTTACTCtctttgtccccccccccccccagtgtcgtCCGTCTAAGGGACGAAAGcgaggtgtgtgctggtgtgtggacaAGTATGGACAGACTCTGCCGGGCCTCCATGGGAGGGGCAGGGTCGGCTCCCACTGTTTTGCCGTGGAGAACCAGTAGGAAGGCGTGGGGACACAGATccaggggctgtgtgtgtgctaccgGGACTCGCTGAAGACACCACAGCACTTCATCTGCTCTCCACACAGCCTCTACGTCCGAGATTGTGCGGTGGTCCTCCAAGAAAATACGGAAGGGGCTTAAGATCTGGAAGGCCCAAAATGTTAAAACGGCTCTTATTTCTGTGTACTGAACATTCGCCTTTCCGCTTGAAGCCAACATTGGACCCCAAGATGTTGcagcagagaagagagagggacagtGGGACTCGGAAAGGACGTGTGTCTCTGCATGTAGTAAAGCTGTGGGCAGTGAACAGGACTGACACACAACTGTCCACAGAAGACGAGGTTGGAGACACTAAGGTTGCAGAGCACTTCCCAtaagcatgtgtgtttgtatttctgtcattgttaatgtttgtttgtttgtttgtgtgtgtgtcaaccaTGTACCTTCACATCTCCACGCCTATCAAGATCTTATCGGtttaattgtgttgatccaaGTTTAGCTAGAGGCACCTTTTAAAAACGGATTCCTGTTAAAAAATGACTGTGCTTCAGGATGAGATTAGATGCTAGATTAGACAGATACATTGTCAACAGCAGGCACACCTGAGCAATGCTTGGGTAGTAGTGAACACCGCAGTGTCAAACACAGGTGCTTTCATGAACTTTACAGCTGTCGATATAGGAACCCTCAGAACAATATGGCTTGGCTAATGATATTAAGACACTGCAAACACATCTGTAACACGTCTTAACATAGCAAAGATAACGGTAAGGCTCAAATACACCAGTAAGGGCCTCAGGTGACGCTCgaagacacacacattttgctGGTACCAGATGCATATGAAACCTTAAAGTGAAACCTTTGCAGTAGATGTCGAATTAGGGGGAAAAAAAGCTTTTCACTCCACTTGTTTGCAGAcagtaaaacaacaacaaaaataacagcAATAATAAGCATTTATATTGAACACATTAAAGGGTTCATCCTTATGTCAGTTTTTGGTTCTCCAGTTTCATAGCCCAGCCTTTTAAGTGTATTGGAGACACAGATGGTAGCTTTAAAGACGTACGCTGAAATATTGGCTTCAGAGTGTTGGCAGACTACATTTCAGTACACTTTACTTAATATGTTCAACTGAAAACTCATAAGTTGTTGACTAAAGGGTAACTGAGGCTAACCATGCCGTGAGGTTCAGGTTGAACCAGGAGTTGTTGCTTGTTCATTTTGTTGACTGCTTAACGTATCCTTCCTctcattaaataaattaaataagatGTCAGAATTGCCTTCTTTCCACAAGACACTCACTTTTTTGTCTAGAAAGCTCTTACTTTTGAAATGACTGCCTTCCTTTGTCTTCTGTTTACATCTGTTTCTACTTCAGTTTTTTCTGTCCTTTTGTGACCAAAGGTTTGGACGtctgagcgcacacacacacacctctatacGGTTCCCTGCCAAGTGTATCATGTCCCAGTCCTTTAGTACACATTTAACACATCTGCAGGCTACTGCTCACAGTGCTCTCTATACAGTACTGTGAAGCCTCCTATATGACAGTATATTGTCCATATTATACTGGCTTCTGTGGATTACATACTCAGTGTGATAAGCTATACGAAGTAATCAACTTCTGTCTGGGGATCTTACAGGAAACTGTGTAAACGGAGGGGTTTGAACATTGTTGTGTTTTACATGGACATGTGTATATAAAATTCTCACCTTTTTATCATTGCTTTTGAAATGGAAAAATTTGTATGTTAATtttcaataaataaaattttatttaaataatgtgatgtcTCTGTTTCGCTTTGGAATTTATGTTTAAGTATAATTGTCCATTCTGGGAATATTTATTATAAAGGCCAAGAGATCTATAGAAAATGATTATAAACTTAAGTTCAATTCATTATTGATTTTATTGAACGAATACCTTTTAATACAACtgaattgcaaaaaaaaaagtaaactgAAAATTTGTACATTTTTATGTATCAAAAACCAACAAAATACAGCTACACAGGTGTATAGAAAGGCATCTGTAGCAGCATGTTAAAGGCTCAGTTCTCCAGGTCCACTGGACATGGAAACAGAACACTGTGGGATTTCCAGAGCTGATAAAACCGCTCCCAGTTCACCATCCTGGTTTCACACAGGCTCGCTAAGCTTCATTCCCAGGTCAGTGAAATCAGGGAAGTCATACATTTCAAGAAATGGCCAAGCTAACGCCCCATGCAGGGATTCTTGAGGACCTCCCCCTATACTGAGTGTAACAAATCTATTCGAACCTGAGAACTCTTTCTAGACAGTGACAAAAAAAATGGATGTGTTTTTTGTTCAGAGACCTAAGGACACCTCCCTCTTTgacttctctctcttcctgcagaCATCACAACACTGAAGTCATGCATAAACCGTTCCTTCTTTAAAGCCTTGTGATTCAACTTGATATCAGTGTGGTGCGGAGCCAGAGACAGCTCAGATGTCCCCACACTGTCTGCACCCCAAAACCAGCCACTCCATATGGCTCTTCTGCCCAATGCCTGCCTTCATCTCAGAAGAGAGAGGACTCCAGAGAGGAAGTGATTGGTGAGAAGCAGGAAGGAGAGGCCGTACGTAGCCCAGACTGAAACAGAGGAACCTGCACTTTGTAGACTTATGGAGGTAGAAGTTTCACATGAGTCACAACCATGGGCCAGAACCGTAATCTGTTTCAAACCATCTGGAATCAATTGGCAGTTGTCCCAAGTAAGCGGAAAAATCCAGAGATTTTCCATTTAGGGCCAGAAAGCAGGCTGAAGAGATTCACAAACACGTGGGTCACAGGTTGAGGCAGAAGCGTGTAAAACGTAAGACAGACTGACATAGTGAAGgacaaaaagaaaaggaaaaaaaaaaacgctttGATATTAACGTCGGAAATTTGATAGAAACCAACACAGAACATCCAGACACAAACTGTTCCACGTCAAAATGGAACatgttgttttgtgtatttaacGTAGTCTGAACTAATACTCTAATATTTCTTATAAGCCATATTTTTGCAGTGTTCCttttcattacattacatcTGCAGCTTTCAGCAATGGAATACAGTAGAAAAAtacaaataatattaataacagtaattcagtttttttctatttgcaaacaaaatattccatAAATACTCAATATTATATAAATActcaaaaaattaatacaattTTAGAAAAGAGGAAACAGGAAATAAACTGTAAATGTACAGTGTTAAGAGTAAAACTAACACTGTCAATAAATAAGTAACTAAGTCATGAAACTATACATTAAGTATAACTTGTTTCGCGTATGAAAAAGAGTGAggcaagtgtgtttgtgtgtgtgtgtgtgtgtgtgtgtgtgtgtgtgtgtttgtgtgtgtgtgtgtgtgtgtgtgtgtgtgtgtgtgtgtgtgtgtgtgtgtgtgtgtgtgtgtgtgtcccactcATCAGTGAGCGACTTCCTGCTGACAGAGGCCGTCGGAGCTCACATCACTGGATCCTGCGATCCTCTTCCCGCTCCAGGaggacacacaccagcagcgcaCAGGTTGGCCCACAAGAGACGTCTCACACTGATCCAGGGTTTAGGAGAGCACACAGTGGGTTAAACACCGTATCATGCACCAGTGCTAGAGAACGTGGCACAATGTCCAgcacaaattatatatatatattcatacccAGCCCACATCAGCAGGTAAAATAACCTGACCTGTCCCTTCTCGGTGGTCTTAATGTTGACATGCTCACCTGTTTGGCCTTGTAGAAACCGTGCTTATCACAGTTGGGAAGATAAAATGCAGTGAACTTCTCGCCCAATGCCTGCTGCGACGTGGAGATGGTGTCCAGAGCCGAGTGCAGTTCCGTGTGACATGGACCCTAAATTTGAGAAACGGTGGCGCACGTTAGCCGGTACCGCTTGGACAGCGACAGGTAAGAGTCACATTATGTATTGCAGTAGCTCCCCCTAGCGGCGGGAAATTCAAGTTACAAGGACGATTACATATTCGGCATGGCAGATTAGATTAGGTTAGATTACTTTACATCGTTAGGTTATGTCAGTACAAAGTCGAGTTCCTACCAGTTCTACAAGTTTCTTTCGGATCGCGTTAATTTTGGCCTTGATGCTCTCCTGCGCCTCCGGGTCCAGTGGTTTATTGAGTCCCAGTAAATAGTGTAAAGAGCCCCGGTCCGTTACGTCCCCATCCTCTGTAAGGAGATTATTTTCTAACATTACGTTCTGTAACTTTTCATCGTTACGGTGAGTAGCAAACTGGGAGCTCTGAGCTTGTTCGTTTGAATCTTGGTCGAAAGACGCACCTTGGGTCTCGTATTCGGTACAGAACCCGTGTCCCCGGGTGAGCGAGTGGAGTGGGTGCGGGTCACCGGGTCTCGGGGTGCAGCGCAGGCCGGTGCCGCAGGGCGCCGTGTGAACCCCGCACAGATCCCCCTTGGCCAAGGCGCAGGCCAGGCAACATCCACATCCAGGTTCCTTCAACACCTCGGGGCAGTTAGAGGACACGGGGGGGCAGCTGCTCAATGTCTCCGGACTGCACGGCGCGCACCGGATTGGTTCTGGAGCTAAGACGGGCGACAGGTCACCCGGTGCAGGGATGCTGACCAACACGACAAATAACGGTAGTGCCCACATCGCAGAAGCGCtgagaacctgaacctgaagaGAAGTGACTGATGCTCCCAAGATCTCCTTTTGTACAGTTTTGACTGTTATTGGAGCTTTTATACTGTACCGTGACCTTAAGAGGGGTTAATATTTGACACTCTCGCCACCTATATTAAATGGCTATTCGTTACAAAAACTGTTGTTTTGCGCCTGGATGTCCACGGACTGATTTGCGTAAATTGGTACTGACGGTGTATTTGGACTGGCTGTCAATATTTACCTTCGGAGGGCGCGTTCACCTAGTCTACCCTTTACGGGGTAATAAACCCTCGGTGCTCTTGTTGACCTTTGAAACGCAAGTTTAAACGGATAAATTAATTGGCCTACTATTCAGATTGCACAGGCAATCATACATCAGTCCAAGGCTGTCATCGTATTCGTGTTGTGGGGGGCAATACACAGTAAAACCTTTCCAAAGGAATTTCCGAGGGGGACGTCAAATGCCACCAAAAGTTCTGTTGTTTTAAATATACACGTTTTAGTATGTTCAGCCGTTCATTTCAATAATGGCctgtaggtggcgctatagcctTCGCTCgttctctctacacacacacacacacacacaaaaatatgcactccttttttctttattagGCTTTATTCGATATTAAGCTACACCCTTGATGACATCCTGCCCTATTTTGTACCTCCCACGAGATGGGGGTCACGAAAACAAGGTTATCTGGTTATTTCGTAAGTCTACAGATTGGTTGGGCGTTCATTTACACCATAACACCAATGTCAGATGCCACGGTTGCCGACGTCCTGGTGTAGTATTAACCTCACCCTCTTGTACAAGTAAACCCACATCAGGTAGCTGTATCTGAGTCTAATACATTTTTCATAACATTTATTGGTGAAAAAATGCCTCTTGTACATCATGAGCAAATAACGTTACGCCCCCACGTAGTGATTGAGCAACGTCAAAGAAAAACAGTTCCAGCAGGGATGGTGGCTGAAAAACAAGATGAAAGACTCCGTCTCTTTGAACTTGGGAGTGCGAGAGAAACTGGCACTGGCCGGTGGTATCCGTTTATTTTGCCACTGAAAGAGCCAAATACTAACAGAGGAATCTAAGACTAAAGACATGCAAAATAAGGTCAGATATATTCGCCTTTAATGTGTGATTCTTTACTCCACAGTGAGCTCATGCTTGGTGGCGGCTTCGATGTCAAACATAAGATTGATCAGCCACGGAGGCGGGCGAGGGCTctcctgcagaaacacacaacTTTCACAACCGTGCACGGGTTGGttagagcacacacactccttctatGATCCGTTTTCCCCACCTCATGTACCAGATGATCACAAATGTTGGTTACATAACTAAACAAACACTAACGCCTACTCGGAGTAcaaatatgaatattatgctttatttgtttgtgtattcCTGATTCGTCTGGCCTACTTACCAATCTCAAAAGTGGCACCTGTGATTCACTCCACAAATCAATACTGAAAGAATGCACCAGTGTCCCTGTCCTAATGGAGTCTCTATGGAGTGAAGTATTCTTACAGGATGATCACGTATTGCATGCCGTTACGTGCGTGTTGTTACGTGCGTGTTGTGTTACGTGTGTACCTGCGTTcccccgggtttttttttttttttggttgtttttttggCACAAATGACTCATTAGAACATGCAGACATGTCTGACACTGTTAGCAGTCCTCCTGAAAGAACTGTTTACAGGAAATATACATAGCCACATGAAAGATTATTTTTTGgcaatgttaaaaaaaaacaagttctaaaaaaaataatgtatCTAGTTCCTTTAAAAATCCTTAAAGTGTGGTTGCAGTTTATGGCAAAAAGGATTGGGGACCATCCTCATCTCATAACCAGTCTTGTGCCTCACGGTGAAATGTGACATCTCGTtgttttaagcctggtttaaagcCCCATTTCTTTTCTCCCCAAAATTGACATTTTGTAAAGACAGCAGAAGCCGTTTCTACCTTTCGGGTCCTCTCCCTGGTAGAGTAGCGTCTCCTCACAGCCTGTCCTGGGGGGGAGGGCTGCATCTCACGTCTAGACCTCCTCTGTGTGGAGGGTACTTCACTGTCCTGGTCACTCTGTTCCACGTTGACCTCCACGGTCTCCGTAGCAGAACCTGAACTTGGGAGACGGCAGCCGTGTGTCTGCGATTGTCCCGGGCCCTCTTGTTCCAGAGAGAGGACCAAGGATGTCTCATGGGCCTCAGGGATGGACACGTGTTGGGAGGTTCTGGGCACTGGGGGGGCCAGGCAGGGTCAGCATCAGTTTGGAAGACAGACCTACATCACAGGATGAGCGAACAGCCCATTAAATGATGTGCATGAACAGATTGAGAGTGTAAATTAATTGTAGGCCAACCGTGTGATGAGTGTCGGGCGAGTTCCTCCCGGCCCAGTTCAGAGGCGTCGGCTCCGTCCAGGGACGACTCCAGCTCGGAAACTTCCAGAATGGTGTTGAGGAAATACATGGTgctggagagggtggggtgcaTGGGGCTGACCAGAGGTGAGGAAGAGGTGGGCCGGTTTAGCCCTGTATCGCAGATTAGCCAGCCAATACAAGATATCCCACTTTGTTGCATAACTCCCTGGAAGCCTGATGGAGACTGAACGCCTGAGCTACTCGTCCACTTTATGGCCAAATGGCTCGGAGAACAGACACAACGTGTTCCATTACCACAGAAACATTTGGTACAGAACGCTGCATTGTTTTACCAGGACCCTGAATAATCAGATCCTGAATAATCAGATCCTTATTGCAAGTGCGTGTGCTCAGCATGAACGTGGTCACGCAAGTTTTTTTGTCGATTTGGTCTCTAGAATGTCAATACAAAACAAAGCAGAAAAATTCTGCAAAATGTATATGATGTTTGTTTAATTTTAGGACTTGAATTGGGGCAGCGAAGCCACCCATTTGGTCTTGTGCCCTTCACACAGTGACCCCTGCTCACAGGTTCACGTATCTGATTATTGCCTCGTGCGCATGCTCAGTAGCGCACGGTGAACGAGGACACAGCACCGACGTGAACTCTGtggctgtttctcaattcaggggctgcagcccacgaagtgcgcatttgtaggccggttacgtcactgcgccgcgacgaggctgtcccaattcgtggactccttcttatgcggccgacgaatgtagccttcaaaaccccgaaaacgaaggatgcatctgagtatccttcgcgtcccaccatatcccaggattcattgctctatgaacaataaacaggcggagtctagtgtacgggccgaagaattcgtttttaaatgtcggtattttttaaatatggacatttatactgcaatgagatgctaaataacatgccagttattaatgatattgcaggtaaccatgtgctttgagtatttactaaacgtTTATACGTAAAATTAACGTaaaagtaacgtttataaaaatacattgaattttgttatgaagttatacttcccgtcaaacgtgaatacatgttcaacgcattttcttttaggcatttgtgggtgacgtgatatttgtcggacagctcgctaacacgtatgtaacgtatgaaacggggcagagcgtggtcacgcaaacatacgtcttgcgaagactagactgtctcatttaacagccgtgagatgcagcctaccctgccttcgaagtgtgtggccaccgtgggctgcggtctacgcggtctacgtaggc is a window of Brachyhypopomus gauderio isolate BG-103 chromosome 14, BGAUD_0.2, whole genome shotgun sequence DNA encoding:
- the igfbp1b gene encoding insulin-like growth factor-binding protein 1b isoform X2, which gives rise to MWALPLFVVLVSIPAPGDLSPVLAPEPIRCAPCSPETLSSCPPVSSNCPEVLKEPGCGCCLACALAKGDLCGVHTAPCGTGLRCTPRPGDPHPLHSLTRGHGFCTEYETQEDGDVTDRGSLHYLLGLNKPLDPEAQESIKAKINAIRKKLVELGPCHTELHSALDTISTSQQALGEKFTAFYLPNCDKHGFYKAKQCETSLVGQPVRCWCVSSWSGKRIAGSSDVSSDGLCQQEVAH
- the igfbp1b gene encoding insulin-like growth factor-binding protein 1b isoform X1, which encodes MWALPLFVVLVSIPAPGDLSPVLAPEPIRCAPCSPETLSSCPPVSSNCPEVLKEPGCGCCLACALAKGDLCGVHTAPCGTGLRCTPRPGDPHPLHSLTRGHGFCTEYETQGASFDQDSNEQAQSSQFATHRNDEKLQNVMLENNLLTEDGDVTDRGSLHYLLGLNKPLDPEAQESIKAKINAIRKKLVELGPCHTELHSALDTISTSQQALGEKFTAFYLPNCDKHGFYKAKQCETSLVGQPVRCWCVSSWSGKRIAGSSDVSSDGLCQQEVAH
- the LOC143475606 gene encoding uncharacterized protein LOC143475606; its protein translation is MYFLNTILEVSELESSLDGADASELGREELARHSSHVPRTSQHVSIPEAHETSLVLSLEQEGPGQSQTHGCRLPSSGSATETVEVNVEQSDQDSEVPSTQRRSRREMQPSPPGQAVRRRYSTRERTRKESPRPPPWLINLMFDIEAATKHELTVE